One Epinephelus moara isolate mb chromosome 20, YSFRI_EMoa_1.0, whole genome shotgun sequence genomic window carries:
- the fbxl22 gene encoding F-box and leucine-rich protein 22 — MHLTQLNRECLLHLFSFLDKDSRRSLSLTCHLLREAFLDPHLWTLLHFDSPCELTRDNFVLGPSLRYLAVRWYSSRVLQVCNIEEWLKSAFQKDICSKHESLVSTFLAHVCHKCPNLLCLALSGCGHITDQDVTSVLQSCSKLRRLHLENCVRITDCSLEGVAAHGDSLEEVKVDFCRNITQAGLRAVREKRPHIRLSAERSADMIPDSKPEERVSVRMTLKKLLQVS, encoded by the exons ATGCACCTCACCCAGCTCAACCGCGAGTGTCTCCTCCACCTTTTCTCCTTCCTAGACAAGGACAGTCGGAGGAGTTTGTCCCTTACCTGTCACCTGCTGCGGGAGGCCTTCCTGGACCCCCACCTCTGGACTCTGCTCCACTTCGACTCCCCGTGTGAGCTGACGAGGGACAACTTTGTGCTGGGCCCCTCGCTGCGCTACCTGGCAGTGCGCTGGTACTCCAGCAGGGTCCTGCAGGTGTGCAACATTGAGGAGTGGCTGAAGAGCGCGTTTCAGAAGGACATCTGCAGTAAACATGAGAGCCTGGTCAGCACCTTCCTGGCCCATGTCTGCCAtaa GTGTCCCAACCTGCTCTGCCTGGCCCTGTCTGGCTGCGGACACATCACTGACCAGGATGTGACCTCcgtgctgcagagctgcagtaaGCTGCGCCGCCTCCACCTGGAGAACTGCGTCCGTATCACCGACTGCAGCCTGGAGGGCGTGGCAGCTCATGGAGACAGTCTGGAGGAGGTAAAGGTGGACTTCTGCAGGAACATCACTCAGGCAGGGCTGCGGGCTGTCAGAGAGAAGAGGCCACACATCCGGCTGAGTGCAGAGAGGAGCGCTGATATGATCCCAGACAGCAAGCCTGAGGAGAGGGTGTCAGTCAGGATGACGCTGAAGAAACTCCTGCAGGTCTCCTGA